The proteins below come from a single Candidozyma auris chromosome 3, complete sequence genomic window:
- a CDS encoding S-formylglutathione hydrolase — translation MSLTTNAKIAQFHGFLHKLSHESSTTRTKMDVNVFVPSSSNNRIPVLVYLSGLTCTPNNATEKSFFQYFAAKYGFAIVFPDTSPRGANIAGEDDSWDFGTGAGFYVDATVEPWSKNYNMFSYVHKELLETLAEAFKELDFDNVSITGHSMGGMGALAGFLKNPGKYKSVSAFSPICNPTDCQWGEKNFGNYLGSDKAQWAAYDPTHLIKNYKDENQPPILIHQGDADNFYKTQLKPENFVAAAKEAGYKGGVDLNVVNGYDHSYFFISTFVEDHAKHHAKYLGLSQ, via the coding sequence ATGTCTCTCACCACCAACGCCAAAATTGCCCAATTCCATGGCTTTTTACACAAATTGTCACATGAGTCTCTGACCACGAGAACAAAAATGGACGTGAACGTTTTCGTTCCTTCCTCATCCAACAACAGAATACCAGTCTTGGTCTACTTGTCTGGCTTGACTTGTACTCCAAATAACGCCACGGAAAAGTCCTTTTTCCAATACTTTGCTGCCAAGTACGGCTTTGCAATTGTCTTCCCAGACACCTCTCCACGTGGAGCAAACATAGCTGGAGAGGACGATTCGTGGGACTTTGGCACTGGTGCTGGGTTCTATGTGGATGCCACGGTGGAGCCCTGGTCTAAAAACTACAACATGTTTAGCTACGTTCATAAGGAGCTTTTAGAAACACTTGCGGAAGCTTTCAAGGAATTGGATTTCGACAATGTGTCTATCACGGGCCACTCAATGGGTGGTATGGGGGCTCTCGCAgggttcttgaagaatccTGGCAAGTACAAGAGTGTTAGTGCTTTTTCCCCAATTTGCAATCCAACAGACTGCCAGTGGGGAGAGAAGAACTTCGGTAACTATTTGGGATCGGACAAAGCTCAATGGGCTGCTTACGACCCTACtcatttgatcaagaattACAAAGATGAGAACCAGCCCCCTATTCTTATTCACCAAGGTGACGCCGACAACTTCTACAAGACTCAATTGAAGCCAGAAAATTTTGTGGCTGCAGCTAAGGAGGCTGGCTACAAGGGAGGTGTCGATTTGAACGTGGTGAACGGTTACGACCACCTgtacttcttcatcagcaCCTTCGTCGAGGACCACGCTAAGCACCATGCCAAATACCTCGGTTTGTCGCAATAG